Proteins from a genomic interval of Paenibacillus sp. FSL H8-0048:
- a CDS encoding glycoside hydrolase family 2 TIM barrel-domain containing protein — protein sequence MRNKLSYQQPANGYPEWNNNPEIFQLNRIDAHASMMSFPEAADALQGDKASSSRYQSLNGTWKFAFAETPDARIKDFYKNGYDAAGWADIAVPSHWQFQGYDYPQYTNVRYPWEVSEPDLKPPFAPTVYNPVGSYIRSFSVPQDWDGQPVFLSFQGVESAFYVWVNGELAGYSEDTFTPSEFDITAYLLPGENKLAVEVYRWCDASWLEDQDFWRLSGIFRDVYLYTAPPVRVADFFVRTVLDKSFTDAELQLDLMLENYYNRVTSAHSVEVQLYDSKQQPVWAAPVSAGFAFEGEGTQLLKLSAAVKNPLKWSAEKPNLYTLLISVKDDQGQLLEALSCKTGFRTFEIQDGLMKINGKRIVFKGTNRHEFSCDTGRALSKEDMITDIKLMKLHNINAVRTSHYPNQSVWYELCDEYGLYVIDETNLETHGSWQYGQKELHEGNVPGSRPEWRANVIDRCNSMMQRDKNHTSVIIWSLGNESFGGDNFLAMYDHLKQADPTRPVHYEGTYHYRPSDAASDIESTMYIKPDEVVEYALSNPKKPYILCEYSHAMGNSCGGLHLYTELFDKYDSIQGGFIWDWVDQAIRTTTPEGVSYLAYGGDFGEQPHDGNFSGNGLLFADRSVTPKLYEVKKCYQNITITALDLKSGSFEARNHFLFTDLADYQLRWSLALNGKTAQEGQLPLSAAPGEAVSFTVPLDPALLESDKEAVLTVSFVQEGATAWSEAAHEIAWEQFVLTPYIPSRSPEVSGGTLQVKEQDGFLSFEGSGFALAFETATGALVSLKSSGKEVLLAPARPNFWRAVTDNDLGNKHPERCAVWKEASYARQLARFSCRVEGGLGFVTADYLLGTQPQSTLRVHYEIRTDGSVEIVQELNPGSSTLPEIPEFGMVFELDSSLDTVSWYGRGPHENYWDRKAGAPLGLYSGKVSEQFTDYLRPQECGNKTDVRYASVTAGREGHGLSVEGAVPLEVNALPWSPAELEASDHGYKLPASDKTVLRVNYKQMGVGGDDSWGAPTHEQFTLPANRPYTFKFKLTLV from the coding sequence TGGAACAATAATCCTGAGATTTTTCAATTGAACCGTATAGACGCCCATGCCTCCATGATGTCCTTCCCGGAAGCGGCAGACGCCCTTCAAGGAGATAAAGCTTCCTCCTCCCGCTACCAGTCGCTGAACGGAACGTGGAAATTCGCTTTTGCCGAAACACCGGACGCACGGATCAAGGACTTCTATAAGAACGGATACGACGCTGCCGGCTGGGCAGATATCGCCGTTCCTTCCCACTGGCAGTTCCAGGGATATGATTATCCCCAGTACACCAATGTCCGCTATCCTTGGGAAGTGTCCGAGCCGGATCTGAAGCCTCCCTTCGCTCCAACGGTATACAATCCGGTAGGCTCCTATATCCGTTCTTTCAGCGTTCCGCAGGATTGGGACGGACAACCTGTATTCCTCAGCTTCCAAGGTGTGGAATCGGCCTTCTATGTATGGGTGAACGGAGAACTCGCCGGATACAGTGAGGATACCTTCACACCGTCAGAATTCGATATCACTGCCTACTTGCTTCCCGGCGAGAACAAGCTTGCGGTTGAAGTCTATCGCTGGTGTGATGCAAGCTGGCTCGAAGATCAGGACTTCTGGCGTCTGAGCGGAATTTTCCGCGATGTCTATCTCTACACTGCACCTCCGGTAAGGGTAGCCGACTTCTTCGTCCGCACCGTGCTGGACAAGAGCTTCACCGATGCGGAGCTGCAACTCGACCTGATGCTGGAGAACTATTATAACCGGGTCACCTCCGCACACTCCGTAGAAGTACAGCTCTACGATAGCAAGCAGCAGCCGGTATGGGCAGCGCCGGTGTCAGCCGGGTTTGCTTTTGAAGGGGAGGGAACTCAGCTGCTTAAGCTGTCTGCAGCCGTGAAGAACCCGTTGAAATGGAGCGCGGAGAAGCCTAACCTCTACACCCTGCTGATTTCGGTGAAGGACGATCAGGGACAGCTGCTGGAGGCGCTCAGCTGCAAGACGGGCTTCCGGACCTTCGAGATCCAGGACGGCCTGATGAAGATCAACGGCAAACGGATCGTATTCAAGGGAACGAACCGCCATGAATTCTCCTGCGATACCGGCCGTGCGCTCTCCAAGGAAGATATGATCACCGACATCAAGCTGATGAAGCTGCACAATATCAATGCCGTGCGGACCTCCCACTATCCGAACCAATCGGTATGGTACGAGCTGTGCGATGAATACGGTCTCTATGTGATCGATGAGACGAACCTGGAGACACATGGCTCATGGCAATACGGGCAAAAGGAACTGCATGAGGGCAACGTTCCCGGCAGCCGCCCGGAATGGCGCGCGAACGTCATTGACCGCTGTAACTCCATGATGCAGCGCGACAAGAACCACACGTCCGTCATCATCTGGTCGCTTGGCAATGAATCCTTCGGCGGCGATAACTTCCTGGCCATGTATGACCACTTGAAGCAAGCTGACCCGACCCGTCCGGTGCATTACGAAGGTACTTATCATTACAGACCTTCGGACGCGGCAAGCGATATTGAATCAACGATGTACATCAAGCCGGATGAAGTCGTGGAGTACGCACTCAGTAATCCGAAGAAGCCTTATATTCTATGCGAGTATAGCCATGCCATGGGCAACTCCTGCGGCGGCCTGCATCTGTACACCGAGCTGTTCGACAAATATGACAGCATTCAGGGCGGATTCATCTGGGACTGGGTGGATCAGGCAATCCGCACAACCACTCCTGAAGGCGTGTCTTATCTGGCTTACGGCGGGGATTTCGGGGAGCAGCCGCATGACGGCAACTTCAGCGGCAACGGACTGCTGTTCGCGGACCGCAGCGTGACGCCTAAGCTCTACGAGGTGAAGAAATGCTACCAGAATATCACCATCACCGCCCTTGATCTGAAGAGCGGAAGCTTCGAAGCCCGCAACCACTTCCTGTTCACGGATCTGGCAGACTATCAGCTGAGATGGTCGCTGGCTCTGAACGGCAAGACGGCCCAGGAAGGACAATTGCCGCTCTCCGCAGCGCCTGGGGAAGCAGTCAGCTTCACGGTTCCGCTGGATCCAGCGCTGCTGGAATCCGATAAGGAAGCTGTGCTTACGGTGTCATTCGTTCAAGAGGGCGCAACCGCCTGGTCTGAGGCCGCGCATGAAATTGCCTGGGAGCAGTTCGTGTTAACCCCGTATATTCCGTCCCGGAGCCCGGAGGTTTCGGGCGGCACCCTGCAAGTGAAGGAGCAGGATGGCTTCCTGTCCTTCGAGGGCAGCGGATTCGCGCTTGCCTTCGAGACAGCAACCGGCGCGCTTGTCTCGCTGAAGTCCTCCGGGAAGGAAGTTCTGCTCGCACCGGCCAGACCTAACTTCTGGAGAGCTGTTACAGACAATGATCTGGGCAATAAGCATCCTGAGCGCTGTGCGGTCTGGAAGGAAGCGTCCTACGCGCGTCAGCTGGCCCGGTTCAGCTGCCGTGTAGAAGGGGGCCTCGGCTTCGTCACCGCCGATTATCTGCTGGGTACACAGCCGCAGTCTACCCTGCGTGTTCATTACGAGATTCGTACAGATGGTTCAGTCGAGATCGTACAGGAGCTTAACCCGGGCAGCAGCACCCTGCCGGAGATCCCGGAATTCGGAATGGTCTTCGAGCTGGACAGCAGCCTGGACACGGTCTCCTGGTATGGCCGCGGGCCGCATGAGAACTATTGGGACCGTAAAGCCGGAGCTCCGCTGGGACTCTACTCAGGCAAGGTCAGTGAGCAGTTCACGGATTACCTCCGCCCTCAGGAATGCGGCAACAAGACGGATGTCCGGTATGCTTCTGTCACTGCAGGACGCGAAGGACACGGCTTGTCTGTGGAAGGTGCAGTCCCACTCGAAGTCAATGCGCTTCCTTGGTCTCCGGCCGAGCTCGAAGCCAGCGACCACGGCTACAAGCTGCCAGCCTCTGACAAGACCGTGCTGCGTGTCAATTATAAGCAAATGGGTGTGGGCGGCGACGACAGCTGGGGTGCGCCAACCCATGAGCAGTTCACCCTGCCGGCTAACCGTCCGTATACCTTCAAGTTCAAGCTGACACTTGTCTAA
- a CDS encoding phosphotransferase: protein MSDTAARIRDEILDSMTERFGMHVTEAVQINQGFLNLKWRLDSDQGRLFVKQYSKIRYPEALTRGLEVSLSHQDHLYLEGLPVPKLFSHAGNYVLRTPSQERYVLMALCDGHSVAPGSATVQQMYTLGRVVGQMHKLLNALPASLPLYWEVRSQASMLRNWETRYIQATARQSEDTISALELQRRIIDRMDTGIFADCGRGWGHRDLFVDNILFSTDQVAAILDFDRLHYVYPEFDVARPILSCALSEGGIGLEQVRAFVTGYREHLPLPASTLIRSLKLTWWKEAEWIAVPGQDEFPPLVRFRQENQWLAANWDRLNDMFAGI from the coding sequence ATGTCAGACACAGCCGCAAGAATCCGGGATGAAATCCTGGATTCTATGACAGAACGATTCGGGATGCATGTCACTGAAGCGGTCCAGATTAATCAGGGCTTCCTGAATCTGAAGTGGAGACTGGACAGTGATCAGGGCCGTCTATTCGTGAAGCAATACAGCAAGATCCGTTACCCTGAAGCGCTCACCCGCGGACTTGAGGTCTCCTTAAGTCATCAGGACCATCTATACCTGGAAGGCCTTCCTGTTCCGAAATTATTTTCACACGCGGGGAATTATGTCTTGAGAACGCCTTCACAGGAACGGTACGTGCTGATGGCCCTATGTGACGGGCACAGTGTTGCCCCCGGCTCGGCCACAGTGCAGCAGATGTATACGCTGGGCAGAGTAGTCGGCCAGATGCACAAGCTGCTCAATGCGCTGCCTGCTTCTTTGCCGCTGTACTGGGAGGTCCGCAGTCAGGCGTCTATGTTGAGGAATTGGGAGACACGCTATATTCAGGCCACCGCCCGGCAGAGCGAGGATACGATATCGGCGCTTGAGCTGCAGCGGAGGATCATCGACCGGATGGACACCGGCATCTTCGCGGACTGCGGACGGGGCTGGGGACACCGGGATTTGTTCGTGGATAATATCCTCTTCAGCACAGATCAGGTGGCGGCGATCCTGGACTTCGACAGGCTGCATTACGTCTACCCGGAGTTCGATGTAGCCCGGCCGATCCTTTCCTGCGCGCTGTCAGAAGGCGGGATCGGACTGGAACAGGTAAGGGCTTTTGTGACGGGCTACCGTGAACATCTCCCCTTGCCTGCAAGCACCCTCATCCGTTCGCTGAAATTAACCTGGTGGAAGGAAGCCGAATGGATTGCCGTGCCCGGGCAGGATGAATTCCCGCCGCTCGTCCGCTTCCGTCAGGAGAATCAGTGGCTCGCGGCTAACTGGGACCGCTTGAATGATATGTTCGCCGGAATCTGA
- a CDS encoding RNA polymerase sigma factor, whose amino-acid sequence MQQPMTRPGHPVMKSYEQYADMLYRIALVHLGSRQDAEEATQDTFIKLMEKAPVFKDDEHQKAWLIRVITNHCKNLLGRGWRKREVKLEGVEPVTADNPEELAVLQLVLALPVKYKTVIHLYYYEDYPVQEISRILQISESAVKMRLQRGRQLLRLELEGAEAE is encoded by the coding sequence ATGCAGCAACCCATGACCCGGCCGGGCCATCCTGTGATGAAAAGCTACGAACAATATGCAGATATGCTATACCGGATTGCCCTGGTTCATCTGGGCAGCCGCCAGGATGCCGAAGAGGCTACGCAGGACACCTTCATCAAGCTGATGGAGAAGGCTCCCGTATTCAAGGATGACGAACACCAGAAGGCCTGGCTGATCCGGGTCATCACCAATCATTGCAAGAATCTGCTGGGCAGAGGCTGGCGCAAGCGCGAGGTCAAGCTCGAAGGGGTGGAGCCGGTTACGGCCGATAACCCCGAAGAGCTGGCGGTCTTGCAGCTAGTGCTGGCCCTGCCGGTGAAGTATAAGACTGTGATTCATCTGTACTATTACGAGGATTACCCCGTCCAGGAGATCAGCAGAATTCTGCAGATCAGCGAGTCGGCCGTGAAGATGAGACTTCAGCGCGGGCGCCAGCTGTTAAGACTGGAACTGGAAGGAGCAGAAGCGGAATGA
- a CDS encoding AAA family ATPase, with amino-acid sequence MTAKLPLFIITGASGVGKTTVMHELREQMPEFVLFSTDDDNFGSTGKKLEYQDRYNVLFHCARAVALSGRGTVICGTMMPWDAKKCDVYDAFSEVHFINLHCDDATRNARLRGREDAATWTEDMLRQHEEFAQWLLEHADTDYDPPMPTFESTSTPPARVAEQIKEYIGSKWRQGTLS; translated from the coding sequence ATGACTGCCAAGTTGCCATTATTCATTATCACCGGAGCCAGCGGAGTAGGTAAAACCACGGTCATGCACGAGCTGAGGGAGCAGATGCCGGAATTCGTGCTGTTCAGTACGGATGATGATAACTTCGGAAGCACGGGAAAGAAGCTGGAGTACCAGGACCGGTATAATGTGCTGTTTCATTGTGCGCGTGCCGTTGCGTTGTCGGGGAGAGGAACGGTTATTTGCGGGACGATGATGCCTTGGGATGCCAAGAAATGCGATGTATATGATGCGTTCAGCGAAGTGCACTTTATTAACCTGCATTGTGACGATGCCACCCGGAATGCCCGCCTGCGGGGCCGGGAGGATGCAGCTACCTGGACTGAAGATATGCTCAGGCAGCACGAGGAATTCGCGCAGTGGCTGCTGGAACATGCCGATACGGACTATGATCCGCCGATGCCGACCTTTGAATCAACCTCTACACCTCCAGCCCGTGTGGCGGAGCAGATTAAGGAGTATATCGGGTCGAAATGGAGGCAGGGAACATTAAGTTAA
- a CDS encoding CD3324 family protein → MNYENAGELLPEKLLKEVKKYAAGKLLYIPQDDEKKAWGEASGYRQVLVRRNQLIYNKYLHGTPIAELSKEYYLSQETIKRIVYSKKDTNKLDYDPTAPSAAAYAEAGMLEEWVHSYVLFGRRNKNFSEGLALMNRTYEGPLWIPLSLLSRTSGPESGMKWRVDREDFEHKVMHWTQQIQAGEAAPPLIAKVAQGRMELNSGNPLLEALHRAGVSQYPVIVWMTELADNEQYLKQYAMYRPD, encoded by the coding sequence ATGAACTATGAGAATGCCGGGGAGCTTTTGCCGGAGAAGCTGCTTAAGGAAGTGAAGAAATATGCGGCAGGCAAGCTGCTGTATATTCCGCAGGACGATGAGAAGAAGGCGTGGGGGGAGGCTTCGGGCTACCGCCAGGTTCTCGTCAGACGCAATCAGCTGATCTACAATAAGTATCTTCACGGAACCCCAATCGCTGAGCTGTCGAAGGAATATTATTTGTCCCAGGAGACCATTAAACGTATTGTATACTCCAAAAAGGACACCAACAAACTGGATTACGATCCCACAGCACCGTCCGCCGCAGCGTATGCAGAAGCAGGGATGCTGGAGGAGTGGGTGCATTCCTATGTGCTGTTCGGCCGCCGCAACAAGAATTTCTCGGAAGGCCTTGCGCTGATGAACAGAACGTATGAGGGGCCGCTGTGGATTCCGCTCTCCTTGCTGAGCAGAACGAGCGGCCCCGAGAGCGGGATGAAGTGGAGGGTGGACCGGGAGGATTTTGAGCACAAGGTGATGCACTGGACCCAACAGATTCAAGCGGGTGAAGCCGCTCCGCCCCTCATCGCGAAGGTTGCGCAAGGGAGAATGGAGCTGAACAGCGGTAATCCGTTACTGGAAGCGCTCCACCGCGCTGGGGTAAGCCAATATCCTGTCATTGTCTGGATGACGGAATTAGCTGATAATGAGCAATATTTGAAACAGTATGCTATGTACAGACCGGACTGA
- a CDS encoding MerR family transcriptional regulator has translation MNTYTAKQVAEVLQNEDPQMNLRTVRYYTQIGMLPPLELAGNKRVYTDNHLHYLRAILVLSKSGETLASAQEKLAGLPLDDVIKLGDNLRLYQSDQMLHSELRVISEDVILSISPRISPVLKEKMVEAVTRLLQEEGQV, from the coding sequence ATGAATACCTACACTGCGAAGCAAGTGGCTGAGGTATTACAGAATGAAGATCCGCAGATGAATCTGCGGACGGTCAGGTACTATACGCAGATTGGAATGCTGCCGCCGCTTGAGCTGGCCGGGAACAAAAGGGTGTACACCGACAATCATCTGCATTATCTGCGCGCTATCCTTGTATTGTCCAAGAGCGGCGAGACGCTGGCCTCGGCACAGGAGAAATTGGCGGGGCTGCCACTGGATGACGTGATCAAGCTCGGGGATAATCTGCGGCTGTACCAGTCGGATCAGATGCTCCACAGTGAGCTGCGTGTCATCAGTGAAGATGTAATTCTCTCCATTAGCCCGCGGATCTCACCTGTGCTGAAGGAGAAGATGGTTGAGGCCGTCACCCGTTTACTTCAAGAGGAGGGACAGGTATGA
- the helD gene encoding RNA polymerase recycling motor HelD: MEETKVWKQEQEWLEQVKEQLIAGIAELEPEVGQLKEQATDIRRGFWEEVTVDTNSQEDFEESFFTITQQEAVLSERERSHARKLRQWKNMQRLLPSPYFGRIDFQEEGQKGAEQVYIGVSSFVAADGLSFIVYDWRTPIASLYYDYPPGHAAFDTPGGRITGLMELKRQYQIRRGQLQHLFDSSVTIGDELLQQVLGQGADSQMKSIVATIQAEQNAIIRNDTSRMLIVQGAAGSGKTSAALQRVAYLLYKHRERLTADQIVLFSPNPMFNSYVSTVLPELGEENMQQTTFQEYLDRWLGAAFRLEDPFDQMEYLLTAQQEEGYAARLKGMEYKASEAFLHALQGYACLLKQEGMLFNDICFRDRVLISGEQIRAKLYSYDPSIRLPNRVELVQKWLLTELAALQKEEQGAAWVEEEMNYLDNEQYAEVHGKLHRDKGVFDFAEKYLRLQELLVHKREQDEGDFDYAEREQELLGEMIVKEQFRPLRRGIRKFTFIDMAGLYRQLFSDETAYRKMTGEAEVPELWPEICAQTREMLDSGTLFYEDATPHLYMQELIEGVRTNTQVRHIFVDEGQDYSMFQYEFVRKLFPRARMTVLGDFSQAIFTQATNLYGDHSPLLHLYGEEETSQFLLVRSYRSTFEIVEFTKQLLPGSEGIVAFERRGKKPVLSKLASKELKAERILEDLAELQAEGYSSIAVITKTAAGSREAYESLTASGRAHELKLITKNTPTFEKGVQVIPAYLAKGVEFDAVLIYDASAQTYHRESERKLFYTACTRAMHRLQLYAAGEWTPFVDGVDRELYIDIH; encoded by the coding sequence ATGGAAGAGACAAAGGTCTGGAAGCAGGAGCAGGAGTGGCTGGAGCAGGTGAAGGAGCAGCTGATAGCGGGGATAGCGGAGCTGGAGCCTGAGGTCGGGCAGCTAAAGGAGCAGGCTACGGATATCCGCCGGGGATTCTGGGAAGAGGTCACGGTCGATACGAACTCGCAGGAGGATTTCGAGGAGAGCTTCTTCACCATCACCCAGCAGGAAGCGGTTTTGTCTGAACGGGAACGCAGTCATGCGCGGAAGCTGCGGCAATGGAAGAATATGCAGCGGCTGCTGCCGTCCCCTTATTTTGGGCGGATTGATTTTCAGGAGGAAGGGCAGAAGGGGGCGGAACAGGTCTATATCGGGGTCTCCTCCTTCGTGGCTGCGGATGGCCTGAGCTTCATCGTCTATGACTGGCGTACCCCGATAGCGAGCCTGTATTACGACTATCCGCCGGGACACGCGGCCTTCGACACACCGGGAGGACGGATCACCGGCTTGATGGAACTGAAGCGGCAGTACCAGATCCGCAGAGGTCAGCTCCAGCATCTGTTCGATTCGAGCGTGACAATCGGAGATGAGCTGCTGCAGCAGGTACTGGGTCAGGGCGCAGACTCCCAAATGAAGAGCATCGTAGCTACGATTCAGGCGGAGCAGAATGCCATTATCCGTAACGATACGAGCCGGATGCTGATTGTGCAGGGAGCGGCGGGCAGCGGCAAAACCTCGGCAGCGCTCCAGCGCGTAGCCTACCTGCTGTACAAACACCGTGAGCGGCTGACGGCCGATCAGATCGTACTCTTTTCGCCCAATCCGATGTTCAACAGCTATGTGTCTACCGTGCTCCCGGAGCTGGGGGAAGAGAATATGCAGCAGACGACCTTTCAGGAGTATCTGGACCGATGGCTGGGAGCCGCGTTCCGTCTTGAAGATCCGTTCGATCAGATGGAATATCTGCTCACCGCCCAGCAGGAGGAGGGTTATGCCGCCCGTCTTAAGGGCATGGAGTACAAAGCATCGGAAGCTTTCCTCCACGCACTTCAAGGGTATGCCTGCTTGCTGAAGCAGGAGGGCATGCTGTTCAACGATATTTGCTTCCGGGACCGTGTGCTCATATCGGGTGAACAGATCCGGGCCAAGCTGTATAGCTATGATCCTTCCATTCGTCTGCCGAACCGGGTGGAGCTGGTGCAGAAATGGCTGCTCACCGAGCTGGCGGCACTACAGAAGGAAGAGCAGGGGGCAGCCTGGGTAGAGGAGGAGATGAACTACCTCGATAATGAGCAATATGCCGAAGTCCACGGTAAGCTGCACAGAGATAAGGGCGTGTTCGACTTCGCGGAGAAATACCTCCGCTTGCAGGAGCTGCTGGTGCATAAGCGGGAGCAGGATGAAGGGGATTTCGATTACGCCGAGCGGGAGCAGGAGCTGCTGGGAGAGATGATCGTGAAGGAGCAGTTCAGACCGCTGAGACGGGGGATCAGAAAGTTCACCTTTATCGACATGGCCGGGCTCTACCGTCAATTATTCAGTGATGAAACGGCCTACAGGAAGATGACAGGTGAAGCGGAGGTACCGGAGCTATGGCCGGAGATCTGTGCGCAGACCCGGGAGATGCTGGACAGCGGAACACTCTTTTATGAAGATGCGACCCCGCACTTGTACATGCAGGAGCTGATCGAAGGCGTGCGGACGAATACGCAGGTGCGGCATATTTTCGTGGATGAAGGCCAGGATTATTCGATGTTCCAATACGAGTTCGTCCGCAAGCTGTTCCCCCGCGCCCGCATGACCGTTCTGGGAGACTTCAGCCAGGCGATCTTCACACAGGCCACGAATCTGTATGGGGACCATTCACCGCTGCTTCATCTGTACGGGGAAGAGGAGACTAGCCAGTTCCTGCTGGTCCGCAGCTACCGCTCGACCTTCGAGATTGTGGAGTTCACCAAGCAGCTGCTGCCCGGAAGCGAAGGAATTGTGGCTTTTGAGCGGAGGGGCAAGAAGCCTGTGCTGTCTAAGCTGGCGAGCAAAGAACTGAAGGCAGAGCGCATCCTGGAGGATCTTGCTGAGCTTCAGGCTGAAGGCTATAGCTCCATCGCTGTAATTACGAAGACGGCCGCCGGGAGCAGAGAAGCATATGAGAGTCTGACTGCCAGTGGCCGGGCGCATGAGCTGAAGCTGATTACGAAGAACACGCCAACTTTTGAAAAAGGAGTGCAGGTGATCCCCGCCTATCTCGCCAAAGGCGTCGAATTCGACGCGGTGCTAATCTACGATGCTTCTGCGCAGACGTATCATAGGGAGAGCGAGCGGAAGCTATTTTATACGGCATGTACCCGGGCTATGCACCGGCTGCAGTTGTATGCTGCGGGGGAGTGGACACCGTTTGTGGATGGGGTAGATCGGGAGTTATATATTGACATCCATTGA
- a CDS encoding flavin reductase family protein — MIPIDPQQGTERDNYKLLVGTIIPRPIAFVTTLSEDGVLNGAPFSYFNIVSSNPPMISVSIQHAGGRSKDTAHNIKQMKEFVVHIVDDQNVGQVNMTAAPLPPDQSEVTLAGMTPVDSLRIKVPGIQEAKVRMECVLEHSLALPNNDLLIGRIVQFHLDEAIYEQGRINPVALGAVSRLAGNSYAGIGEIFELERPV; from the coding sequence ATGATCCCTATTGATCCGCAGCAGGGCACCGAACGGGATAATTATAAGCTTCTGGTCGGGACGATTATTCCGCGTCCGATTGCTTTTGTAACCACCTTGTCGGAGGATGGGGTCTTGAACGGTGCGCCGTTCAGCTACTTCAATATCGTATCCTCCAACCCGCCGATGATCTCCGTCTCTATTCAGCATGCCGGGGGCCGGTCCAAGGATACTGCACATAACATCAAGCAAATGAAGGAGTTTGTGGTTCATATTGTGGATGATCAGAATGTCGGACAGGTGAATATGACGGCTGCGCCGTTGCCGCCTGATCAGAGTGAGGTCACCTTAGCGGGGATGACGCCTGTGGATAGCCTGCGCATTAAGGTTCCCGGCATTCAGGAAGCGAAGGTACGGATGGAATGTGTCCTTGAGCATAGTCTTGCATTGCCTAACAATGATCTGTTGATTGGCAGAATCGTGCAGTTTCATCTGGACGAGGCGATCTACGAGCAGGGGAGAATTAATCCGGTGGCCTTAGGGGCGGTCAGCCGTCTGGCCGGGAATAGCTATGCGGGGATTGGGGAGATTTTTGAGCTTGAGCGGCCGGTGTAA
- a CDS encoding ring-cleaving dioxygenase yields MNKQTMGIHHITAIVGHPQENMDFYAGVLGLRLVKQTVNFDDPGTYHFYFGNDGGKPGTIITFFPWADAYQGKIGGGQVGVTSYVIPVGAMAFWRERLTAFKVAYTEMERFGEQYLEFDDPHGLHLELVEREAGERNEWTFSGVTPEVAIKGFGGATLLSTHPEQTAELLEKVMGLTFVGQEGDVARYRSAADLGNVVELKVTAVPRGEMGVGTVHHIAWRAKDDQDQLEWQEVVHDNGYGVTPVQDRNYFNAIYFREHGEILFEIATDPPGFAHDETPETMGGSLMLPAQYEPHRAQIEQVLLPVSVRELN; encoded by the coding sequence ATGAACAAGCAAACCATGGGTATTCATCATATCACCGCTATTGTCGGGCATCCGCAGGAAAATATGGACTTTTATGCAGGGGTACTGGGGCTGAGGCTGGTGAAGCAAACGGTCAATTTCGATGATCCGGGAACGTATCACTTCTACTTCGGCAATGATGGCGGGAAGCCGGGAACGATTATTACCTTCTTCCCGTGGGCGGATGCGTATCAGGGTAAGATCGGCGGGGGCCAGGTCGGCGTTACTTCGTATGTGATTCCAGTTGGGGCGATGGCGTTCTGGAGAGAGCGGCTCACGGCATTCAAGGTGGCTTACACAGAGATGGAGCGGTTCGGGGAGCAGTACCTGGAATTCGATGATCCGCATGGCCTGCATCTGGAGCTGGTGGAACGGGAGGCGGGTGAGCGTAATGAATGGACCTTCAGCGGAGTAACACCGGAGGTGGCAATCAAGGGCTTCGGCGGTGCAACACTGCTGTCCACACATCCTGAACAAACGGCTGAGCTGCTCGAGAAGGTGATGGGACTTACATTCGTGGGGCAGGAAGGCGATGTCGCCCGCTACCGTTCGGCTGCGGATCTGGGCAATGTGGTTGAACTGAAGGTAACGGCCGTACCGCGCGGTGAAATGGGGGTCGGAACTGTCCATCATATCGCCTGGAGAGCGAAGGATGACCAGGATCAGCTTGAATGGCAGGAAGTTGTGCATGATAATGGATATGGGGTAACGCCGGTGCAGGACCGGAATTATTTCAACGCCATCTACTTCAGAGAGCATGGGGAGATTCTGTTCGAGATCGCTACCGATCCTCCAGGCTTCGCTCATGATGAAACACCGGAGACGATGGGAGGCAGCCTGATGCTGCCTGCACAATACGAGCCGCACAGAGCACAGATTGAACAAGTTCTGCTGCCGGTTTCGGTAAGAGAGCTTAACTAA
- a CDS encoding GNAT family N-acetyltransferase, with protein MKKSEVTLSKATVEDAADIHAMQLQAFLPLLEKYQDHETSPANETLERIVERMNQDFIDYFIIHNAGIAAGSVRVKKKDKHEYWLGQICVLPQYQGLGIAQQAFALIEEVYADAQSWGLATIMQEERNCYLYEKLGYKRTPETQVINDKLTLCFYEKTLN; from the coding sequence ATGAAAAAGTCAGAGGTTACACTAAGTAAAGCTACGGTGGAGGATGCGGCAGATATTCATGCTATGCAGCTTCAGGCCTTTTTGCCGCTCTTGGAGAAATATCAGGATCATGAGACAAGCCCAGCCAATGAGACACTGGAGAGAATCGTGGAACGGATGAATCAGGATTTTATTGATTACTTTATCATCCATAACGCCGGGATTGCGGCAGGAAGCGTCAGAGTCAAGAAGAAGGACAAGCATGAGTACTGGCTCGGCCAGATATGTGTATTGCCGCAATACCAAGGCCTGGGCATAGCACAGCAAGCCTTCGCCTTGATTGAAGAGGTCTATGCCGATGCGCAGAGCTGGGGGCTGGCGACCATTATGCAGGAGGAGCGAAACTGCTATTTGTATGAGAAGCTGGGCTATAAAAGGACGCCAGAAACTCAAGTAATCAACGACAAGCTGACCTTGTGCTTTTACGAGAAAACTCTAAATTGA